From Medicago truncatula cultivar Jemalong A17 chromosome 7, MtrunA17r5.0-ANR, whole genome shotgun sequence, a single genomic window includes:
- the LOC11427501 gene encoding remorin: protein MAETQVKSESSSDIVLAEVTKEKKLCYVKAWEESEKTKADNKAHKHISSIAAWEDSKKAALEAELKKIEEQLERKKARYGEIMRNKIALVHKEAEEKRAMIEAKRGEEVLKVQEMAAKYRATGTTPKKTIGCF, encoded by the exons ATGGCAGAGACACAAGTAAAATCAGAATCATCATCTG ATATTGTTCTAGCAGAAGTGACCAAAGAGAAAAAGCTATGTTATGTGAAAGCATgggaagaaagtgaaaaaacCAAAGCAGATAACAA AGCTCACAAGCACATCTCTTCCATTGCTGCTTGGGAAGACAGCAAAAAGGCAGCTCTAGAAGCTGAGCTCAAAAAAATTGAG GAACAACTAGAGAGAAAGAAAGCAAGATATGGTGAAATAATGAGAAACAAGATAGCATTAGTTCACAAGGAAGCAGAGGAGAAGAGGGCAATGATTGAAGCCAAACGAGGTGAAGAGGTTCTTAAGGTACAGGAAATGGCTGCTAAATACCGTGCAACTGGAACCACTCCAAAAAAGACCATTGGATGTTTTtga